One genomic segment of Streptomyces niveus includes these proteins:
- a CDS encoding response regulator transcription factor encodes MTVTSPRGRTEMIKPDGSPVRVLVVDDEASLAELMSMTLRYEGWEVRSAGDGAGAVRSARDFRPDAVVLDVMLPDMDGIAVLGRLREELPQVPVLFLTAKDAVEDRIAGLTAGGDDYVTKPFSLEEVVARLRGLIRRSGTAAVRSESTLVVGDLTLDEDSHDVSRAGRSIHLTATEFELLRFLMRNPRRVLSKAQILDRVWSYDFGGQANVVELYISYLRRKIDAGRPPMIHTRRGAGYLIKPGEPGEPGE; translated from the coding sequence ATGACCGTCACCTCGCCCAGGGGGCGCACCGAGATGATCAAGCCGGACGGTAGCCCCGTCCGGGTCCTTGTCGTGGACGACGAGGCCTCGCTCGCCGAGCTGATGTCCATGACCCTGCGCTACGAGGGGTGGGAAGTCCGCAGCGCCGGTGACGGGGCCGGCGCCGTGCGCTCGGCGCGGGACTTCCGGCCCGACGCCGTGGTCCTCGACGTGATGCTCCCCGACATGGACGGCATCGCCGTCCTGGGGCGGCTCCGCGAGGAGCTGCCCCAGGTGCCCGTCCTCTTCCTCACCGCCAAGGACGCCGTGGAGGACCGGATCGCCGGGCTCACCGCGGGCGGTGACGACTACGTCACCAAGCCCTTCAGCCTGGAGGAGGTCGTGGCACGGCTGCGCGGGCTGATACGACGCTCCGGCACCGCCGCCGTACGCAGCGAATCGACCCTGGTCGTCGGCGACTTGACCCTCGACGAGGACAGCCACGACGTCAGCCGGGCGGGGCGGTCCATCCATCTCACGGCGACCGAGTTCGAGCTGCTGCGCTTCCTGATGCGCAACCCGCGGCGCGTGCTGAGCAAGGCCCAGATCCTGGACCGTGTGTGGTCGTACGACTTCGGTGGCCAGGCGAACGTGGTGGAGCTCTACATCTCGTACCTGCGGCGGAAGATCGACGCCGGCCGGCCGCCGATGATCCACACCCGGCGCGGAGCGGGGTATCTGATCAAGCCGGGAGAGCCGGGAGAGCCGGGAGAGTAG
- a CDS encoding sensor histidine kinase, whose amino-acid sequence MSAVSLIAVVAAVIGAVTTIAFRSYQYDQLDAQVHAIAQRAAGPHERADRPPNDIPPPRLSEVREPLRTITGGGAPIGTVGVELTGTGPGDTGRGMISAQTGGDDPGQQVTGHALTDSETAALASVPRDGDSHTVTLADLGDYRVEYVEGVNGSFLVGVPLSDVQNTLATLIVVEICVTVAGLVAAGIAGGVLVGVALRPLRRVATTATRVSELPLHSGEVAPLTRLPDTEADPRTEVGQVGAALNRMLGHVGSALTARQESETRVRRFVADASHELRTPLASIRGYAELTRRGREEIGPDTRHALGRIEAEAERMTGLVDDLLLLARLDAGRPLAYGTTDLSPLVVDAVADARAAGQDHHWRLELPDEPAHVYGDGPRLHQVLVNLLANARTHTPPGTTVTARVRTATANTVNTAPSANTATTDGRDRCVLVDIEDDGPGIPPALLPRVFERFARGDASRSRSAATAADSTGLGLAIVHAVVTAHGGDVRVRSEPGRTAFTVRLPADTAPETTAGTTLTTPTRVPTHLNSQPHHRLTTPP is encoded by the coding sequence GTGTCGGCCGTCTCGCTGATCGCGGTCGTCGCGGCGGTCATCGGCGCGGTGACGACGATCGCGTTCCGTTCGTACCAGTACGACCAGCTCGACGCCCAGGTCCACGCCATCGCCCAGCGGGCCGCCGGGCCGCACGAGCGGGCCGACCGGCCGCCGAACGACATCCCGCCGCCGCGCCTGTCGGAGGTGCGGGAGCCGCTCAGGACGATCACCGGCGGTGGCGCCCCGATCGGTACGGTCGGCGTCGAGCTGACCGGCACCGGTCCGGGCGACACCGGCAGGGGCATGATCAGCGCCCAGACGGGCGGTGACGACCCCGGCCAGCAGGTCACCGGGCACGCGCTCACCGACTCGGAGACGGCCGCCCTGGCCTCGGTCCCGCGCGACGGCGACTCGCACACCGTGACCCTCGCGGACCTCGGTGACTACCGCGTCGAGTACGTGGAAGGCGTCAACGGCTCCTTCCTCGTCGGAGTCCCGCTCAGCGACGTCCAGAACACCCTCGCCACCCTGATCGTGGTCGAGATCTGTGTCACCGTCGCCGGTCTCGTCGCCGCCGGGATCGCGGGCGGGGTGCTCGTCGGGGTGGCCCTGCGGCCGTTGCGGCGGGTCGCGACGACCGCCACCCGAGTCTCCGAACTCCCCCTGCACAGCGGCGAGGTGGCGCCCCTGACGCGGCTGCCGGACACCGAGGCCGATCCGCGTACCGAGGTCGGTCAGGTCGGCGCCGCGCTCAACCGGATGCTGGGGCACGTCGGTTCGGCGCTCACCGCGCGGCAGGAGAGCGAGACGCGGGTACGGCGCTTCGTCGCCGACGCGAGCCACGAGCTGCGGACACCGCTCGCCTCCATCCGCGGTTACGCCGAACTCACCCGGCGCGGCCGGGAGGAGATCGGCCCCGACACCCGGCACGCGCTCGGCCGGATCGAGGCCGAGGCGGAGCGGATGACCGGGCTGGTGGACGATCTGCTGCTGCTGGCACGGCTCGACGCCGGCCGGCCGCTCGCGTACGGGACGACGGACCTCTCCCCGCTCGTCGTGGACGCGGTCGCCGACGCGCGGGCCGCCGGGCAGGACCACCACTGGCGGCTGGAGCTGCCGGACGAGCCCGCGCACGTGTACGGCGACGGACCCCGGCTCCATCAGGTGCTGGTCAATCTGCTGGCCAACGCCCGGACGCACACCCCGCCGGGGACGACCGTCACGGCGCGCGTGCGCACCGCCACCGCCAACACCGTCAACACCGCCCCGTCCGCCAACACCGCCACCACCGACGGCCGGGACCGGTGCGTCCTCGTGGACATCGAGGACGACGGGCCCGGAATCCCGCCCGCCCTCCTCCCGCGCGTCTTCGAACGTTTCGCCCGCGGCGACGCGTCCCGTTCACGCTCCGCCGCCACGGCGGCCGACTCCACCGGTCTCGGCCTCGCCATCGTGCACGCCGTCGTGACCGCCCACGGCGGCGACGTGCGCGTACGGAGCGAGCCCGGCCGCACCGCCTTCACCGTGCGCCTCCCGGCCGACACCGCCCCCGAGACCACCGCCGGCACCACCCTCACCACCCCCACCCGTGTCCCCACTCACCTCAACTCACAGCCGCACCACAGGCTCACCACACCGCCGTGA
- a CDS encoding glycosyltransferase codes for MRTDTDTPWGSLPARAHLPVEALDARAPTGVPVLDVTIPVHNEERDLEPCVRRLHDHLARTFPYRFRITVADNASTDRTPAVAARLAASIPEVTAYRLEEKGRGRALRTVWSRSDSPVLAYMDVDLSTDLNALLPLVAPLISGHSDLAIGSRLARSSRVVRGPKREFISRAYNLILKSSLSARFSDAQCGFKAIRREVAERLLPMVEDTGWFFDTEMLVLAERAGLRIHEVPVDWVDDPDSRVRIVSTAVDDLKGVWRVGRALAVGALPLDRLARPFGDDPRDREIGGVPGGLARQLVGFCVVGALSTLFYLLLYSLFRTASGAQAANAAALLVSAVANTAANRRLTFGVRGRERAVRHQAQGLVVFGIGLALTSGSLAALDAASGNPAHGTELAVLISANLAATVLRFLLFRAWVFPDRRGCHEQPAVRRDPNTQERSAR; via the coding sequence ATGCGAACCGACACCGACACCCCGTGGGGCAGCCTCCCGGCCAGGGCGCATCTCCCGGTCGAAGCGCTCGACGCGAGGGCCCCCACCGGCGTCCCCGTGCTCGACGTGACCATTCCCGTCCACAACGAGGAGCGGGACCTGGAGCCGTGCGTACGGCGACTCCACGACCACCTCGCCCGCACCTTCCCGTACCGCTTCCGCATCACCGTCGCGGACAACGCCAGCACCGACCGCACGCCCGCCGTGGCGGCCCGTCTCGCGGCGTCGATTCCCGAGGTCACCGCGTACCGGCTGGAGGAGAAGGGGCGCGGGCGGGCGCTGCGTACCGTCTGGTCGCGCTCCGACTCCCCCGTCCTCGCCTACATGGACGTCGATCTGTCCACCGATCTCAACGCCCTGCTGCCGCTCGTCGCGCCGCTCATCTCGGGCCACTCGGACCTGGCGATCGGCTCGCGCCTCGCGCGCTCGTCGCGCGTTGTGCGCGGCCCCAAGCGGGAGTTCATCTCGCGCGCCTACAACCTGATCCTCAAGTCGTCGCTCTCCGCGCGCTTCAGCGACGCGCAGTGCGGCTTCAAGGCGATACGGCGCGAGGTCGCCGAGCGGCTGCTGCCGATGGTCGAGGACACCGGGTGGTTCTTCGACACCGAGATGCTGGTGCTCGCCGAACGGGCCGGGCTGCGGATCCACGAGGTGCCGGTCGACTGGGTCGACGACCCGGACAGCCGTGTGCGCATCGTCAGTACGGCGGTCGACGACCTCAAGGGCGTCTGGCGGGTCGGACGCGCGCTCGCGGTCGGCGCGCTGCCGCTCGACCGGCTCGCGCGGCCCTTCGGCGACGACCCCAGGGACCGCGAGATCGGCGGTGTGCCCGGCGGGCTCGCGCGCCAACTGGTCGGCTTCTGCGTCGTCGGCGCGCTGTCGACTCTCTTCTACCTGCTGCTCTACTCCCTTTTTCGTACGGCCTCCGGGGCTCAAGCGGCCAACGCTGCCGCGCTGTTGGTGTCGGCGGTCGCGAACACCGCGGCGAACCGCCGGCTGACGTTCGGCGTTCGGGGCCGGGAGCGTGCCGTACGCCACCAGGCCCAGGGTCTCGTTGTCTTCGGTATCGGGCTCGCGCTGACCAGCGGCTCGCTGGCCGCGCTCGACGCCGCGTCCGGGAACCCGGCCCACGGCACGGAGTTGGCCGTACTGATCTCCGCCAACCTTGCGGCCACCGTGCTGCGCTTCCTCCTCTTCCGGGCGTGGGTCTTCCCCGACCGGCGCGGCTGCCACGAACAGCCGGCCGTCCGCAGAGACCCGAACACCCAGGAACGGAGCGCCCGATGA
- a CDS encoding ArnT family glycosyltransferase, with the protein MTQALAPGAPTPAGRARPAQSLLVRLRRGRPEDARWVRLALLGLLLVALVLNLWSLGDSGYANSFYSAAVQAGGESWKAFFFGSSDAGNSITVDKPPAALWPMALSVRLFGLGSWQILVPEALMGVGTIAVLYAAVRRRFSAPAGLVAAGVLALTPVAALMFRFNNPDALLALLMTVTVYCVLRALEGARARWLVWAGVAMGFAFLTKTLQAFLILPPLALVYAVCAPTTVCRRIGQLAAAGVALVVSNGWWVAIVELWPAASRPYIGGSQTNSFLELTLGYNGLGRISGDEPGSVGGGGGGGGGPRSGETGLGRMFGDSVGGQISWLLPAALFLLVVGLVLTRRARRTDLARASFLVWGGALLMTAGVFSFMAGIFHEYYTVALAPYIAALAGMGVTLLWEERAKALASAALGVTVAGTAVWAFVLLGRTPDHLPWLRWAVLVGGVVAAVALAVVGRIGREGRFRTLAPRLAVGAVVLAVAASLAAPLAYTLSTVSTPHTGSIVTAGPAAARGGFGGGGGPGVGPPGGAGMGDDGPRGQRPGAGQAPPQGGGAPQGGGLPPAPEGEAGGRGGGGGGGLAGLLDGRDVGAEVVAALRKDAGDYTWAAAAVGSQNAATSQLAAEEPVMAIGGFNGSDPSPTLDQFKKYVADGEIHYFFGGGGFGGGGDQDGTASSISSWVESTFKEVAVGDTTLYDLTARA; encoded by the coding sequence ATGACCCAGGCCCTCGCCCCCGGCGCACCCACACCAGCCGGGCGCGCCCGCCCCGCCCAGTCCCTTCTCGTGCGGCTGCGCCGCGGCAGGCCCGAGGACGCGCGCTGGGTACGCCTCGCGCTGCTCGGCCTCCTGCTCGTGGCGCTGGTCCTCAACCTCTGGAGTCTCGGCGACTCCGGTTACGCCAACTCCTTCTACTCCGCGGCCGTCCAGGCCGGCGGCGAGAGTTGGAAGGCGTTCTTCTTCGGCTCGTCCGACGCGGGGAACTCCATCACCGTCGACAAGCCCCCGGCCGCGCTGTGGCCGATGGCCCTGTCGGTGCGGCTATTCGGTCTCGGGTCGTGGCAGATCCTGGTGCCCGAGGCGCTGATGGGTGTCGGCACGATCGCCGTGCTGTACGCGGCCGTACGGCGCCGCTTCAGCGCGCCGGCCGGGCTCGTCGCGGCCGGTGTGCTGGCGCTGACGCCCGTCGCCGCGCTGATGTTCCGCTTCAACAACCCCGACGCGCTGCTCGCGCTGCTAATGACGGTCACTGTCTACTGCGTGCTGCGGGCGCTGGAGGGGGCGCGGGCGCGCTGGCTGGTGTGGGCGGGGGTCGCGATGGGATTCGCGTTCCTGACGAAGACGCTCCAGGCGTTCCTGATCCTGCCGCCGCTCGCGCTCGTGTACGCGGTGTGCGCGCCCACGACCGTATGCCGCAGGATCGGCCAACTGGCCGCTGCCGGGGTCGCGTTGGTGGTCAGCAACGGTTGGTGGGTGGCGATCGTCGAGCTGTGGCCGGCCGCGTCCCGCCCGTACATCGGCGGCTCTCAGACCAACTCCTTCCTCGAACTGACCCTCGGTTACAACGGACTTGGCCGCATCAGCGGCGACGAGCCCGGCAGCGTCGGCGGGGGTGGAGGCGGGGGAGGTGGCCCGCGCAGCGGTGAGACCGGGCTCGGCCGGATGTTCGGCGACAGCGTCGGCGGCCAGATCTCCTGGCTGCTGCCCGCCGCCCTGTTCCTGCTGGTCGTCGGTCTCGTACTGACCCGGCGGGCCCGGCGCACGGACCTCGCCCGCGCCTCGTTCCTGGTCTGGGGCGGTGCGCTGCTGATGACGGCGGGGGTCTTCAGCTTCATGGCGGGGATCTTCCACGAGTACTACACGGTGGCGCTCGCGCCGTACATCGCCGCTCTGGCCGGTATGGGCGTGACGCTGCTGTGGGAGGAGCGCGCGAAGGCCCTCGCGTCGGCCGCGCTGGGTGTGACGGTGGCGGGGACGGCGGTCTGGGCGTTCGTACTCCTCGGCCGGACGCCGGACCATCTGCCGTGGCTGCGCTGGGCCGTTCTGGTCGGCGGAGTGGTCGCGGCGGTCGCGCTGGCGGTCGTGGGCCGGATCGGGCGGGAGGGACGGTTCCGCACCCTCGCGCCCCGCTTGGCGGTGGGTGCCGTCGTGCTGGCGGTCGCAGCGTCGCTGGCGGCCCCGCTCGCGTACACGCTCTCCACGGTCAGTACCCCGCACACGGGCTCGATCGTGACGGCGGGTCCGGCTGCGGCGCGTGGCGGGTTCGGCGGCGGTGGCGGTCCTGGCGTTGGCCCTCCGGGCGGCGCCGGTATGGGCGACGACGGTCCCCGGGGCCAGCGGCCCGGCGCCGGCCAGGCTCCTCCCCAGGGTGGTGGGGCTCCCCAGGGCGGCGGCCTGCCGCCGGCGCCCGAAGGCGAAGCCGGTGGTCGAGGCGGGGGCGGGGGCGGCGGTTTGGCCGGTCTGCTCGACGGCCGGGACGTCGGCGCAGAGGTGGTCGCGGCGCTGAGGAAGGACGCCGGTGACTACACCTGGGCCGCGGCGGCGGTCGGCTCCCAGAACGCCGCGACCAGCCAACTCGCCGCCGAGGAACCGGTGATGGCGATCGGTGGCTTCAACGGCAGCGATCCGTCCCCGACGCTCGACCAGTTCAAGAAGTACGTCGCCGACGGCGAGATCCACTACTTCTTCGGAGGCGGCGGGTTCGGCGGCGGCGGTGATCAGGACGGTACGGCCTCGTCCATCTCCAGCTGGGTGGAGTCCACGTTCAAGGAGGTCGCCGTGGGCGACACGACCCTCTACGACCTGACCGCCAGAGCATAG
- a CDS encoding TetR/AcrR family transcriptional regulator — protein sequence MESAADKANQPRRTSVWLEGKPAARGRKSERSDHPTGLDRDRIISVSVRLLDAEGPAKFSMRRLAAELGVTAMSLYWYVDTKDDLLELALDSVFSEIGTSDDKHEADYADGTVDPGSDWRDDLRALAGSYRALLVRHPWVSALVGKFLNIGPHSMEFSAAVLRVMRRTGLPPHGQTGALASVFQFVYGFGTIEGHFVQRCAEAGMTQDQYYRDAMGRMSEQQEYRGRFDQSEEMTEARGADTVEEMRERDFTFALELLVAGIEAMRTRG from the coding sequence ATGGAGTCGGCAGCCGACAAGGCCAACCAGCCCCGCCGGACGAGCGTCTGGCTGGAAGGGAAGCCCGCCGCCCGCGGCCGTAAGAGCGAGCGCTCCGACCATCCCACCGGACTCGACCGGGACAGGATCATCTCGGTCTCGGTACGGCTGCTCGACGCGGAGGGGCCGGCGAAGTTCTCCATGCGGCGGCTGGCCGCCGAGCTGGGCGTGACGGCCATGTCCCTGTACTGGTACGTGGACACCAAGGACGACCTCCTCGAACTCGCCCTGGACTCCGTCTTTTCGGAGATCGGCACCTCGGACGACAAGCACGAGGCGGACTACGCGGACGGCACGGTGGACCCCGGCTCCGACTGGCGCGACGACCTGCGCGCCCTCGCCGGCAGCTACCGCGCCCTCCTGGTCCGCCACCCCTGGGTCTCGGCGCTCGTCGGCAAGTTCCTCAACATCGGCCCGCACTCGATGGAGTTCTCCGCCGCGGTCCTCCGTGTCATGCGCCGTACGGGACTGCCCCCGCACGGCCAGACGGGCGCGCTGGCCTCCGTCTTCCAGTTCGTGTACGGCTTCGGCACGATCGAGGGCCACTTCGTCCAGCGGTGTGCCGAGGCGGGGATGACCCAGGACCAGTACTACCGGGACGCCATGGGACGGATGAGCGAACAGCAGGAGTACCGGGGGCGGTTCGACCAGAGCGAGGAGATGACCGAGGCCCGCGGCGCCGACACGGTCGAGGAGATGCGCGAACGGGACTTCACGTTCGCGCTCGAACTCCTCGTCGCGGGCATCGAGGCGATGCGGACGCGGGGCTAG
- a CDS encoding PPOX class F420-dependent oxidoreductase, producing MAPNIATNTTVALDELLEFVRPRHHAILLTTRSDGRPQGSPLTCGVDDSGRIVVSTYPERAKTRNAKRDPRASVIVLSDTWDGPWVQIDGTAEVLDVPESVEPLVEYFRNISGEHPDWDEYREAMVRQGKSIIRVTPERWSPIATGGFPARLAPPE from the coding sequence ATGGCACCCAACATCGCGACCAACACCACCGTGGCGCTCGACGAGTTGCTGGAGTTCGTCCGGCCCAGGCACCACGCGATCCTGCTGACCACCCGTTCGGACGGCCGTCCCCAGGGCTCCCCGCTGACGTGCGGCGTGGACGACTCGGGCCGGATCGTCGTCTCCACCTACCCGGAGCGCGCGAAGACGCGGAACGCGAAGCGTGACCCGCGTGCGAGCGTGATCGTGCTGTCGGACACCTGGGACGGGCCGTGGGTGCAGATCGACGGTACGGCGGAGGTGCTGGACGTCCCGGAGTCGGTGGAGCCGCTGGTCGAGTACTTCCGCAACATCTCGGGGGAGCACCCGGACTGGGACGAGTACCGCGAAGCGATGGTGCGGCAGGGCAAGTCGATCATCCGCGTCACACCGGAGCGCTGGAGCCCGATCGCGACGGGCGGGTTCCCGGCGAGGCTGGCTCCGCCGGAGTAA
- a CDS encoding YceI family protein — protein sequence MGLRAQVRTPDGWAVQNAAVTLTDRTGAQVVRADADADGLVASDVALAPGPYTVIVTAVGYAPSAATAFVTSSGVADAGTVVLTRQGNVELPPPGVWNLDPAHSSVATVAQHLGISSVRGRFTDFGGRISIAAVPEHSRVDAVIDAASIDTGNGVRDKHLRSPDFLDAERYPEITYHSTGVNQSGPDRWTVRGELSLHGVVRKVSLDLAYLGTGPDPWGGERAAFRATTELRRSDFAMNYNQVVQAGMTMIGTTLRVELDIQAVREVDPADTVAP from the coding sequence ATGGGACTTCGCGCACAGGTCCGGACACCGGACGGCTGGGCCGTCCAGAACGCCGCCGTGACCCTGACCGACCGGACCGGCGCGCAAGTGGTGCGCGCCGACGCCGACGCGGACGGGCTGGTGGCCTCCGACGTGGCGCTGGCGCCGGGGCCGTACACCGTGATCGTGACGGCCGTCGGTTACGCGCCGTCCGCCGCGACCGCGTTCGTCACCTCCAGCGGAGTCGCCGACGCCGGGACGGTCGTGCTGACCCGGCAGGGCAATGTCGAACTGCCGCCGCCCGGTGTGTGGAACCTCGACCCCGCGCACTCGTCCGTGGCGACGGTCGCCCAGCACCTCGGGATCTCCAGCGTGCGGGGCCGTTTCACCGACTTCGGCGGCCGTATCTCGATCGCGGCGGTGCCGGAGCACTCCCGTGTCGACGCGGTCATCGACGCGGCGAGCATCGACACCGGCAACGGGGTGCGGGACAAGCACCTGAGGTCGCCGGACTTCCTGGACGCGGAGCGGTACCCGGAGATCACGTACCACAGCACCGGGGTCAACCAGTCGGGTCCGGACCGCTGGACGGTACGGGGCGAGCTCTCGCTGCACGGAGTCGTACGGAAGGTGTCGCTGGACCTGGCGTACCTCGGGACCGGGCCCGACCCGTGGGGCGGGGAGCGGGCGGCCTTCCGCGCGACGACGGAGCTTCGGCGGAGCGACTTCGCCATGAACTACAACCAGGTGGTGCAGGCGGGGATGACGATGATCGGCACGACGCTGCGGGTGGAACTCGACATCCAGGCGGTGCGGGAGGTCGATCCGGCGGACACGGTCGCGCCGTAG
- a CDS encoding MFS transporter, which yields MATTNTPTGVRGGHAKHGGSPAAEPGTPMTHRQIMEALSGLLLGMFVAILSSTVVTNALPEIISDLGGGQSAYTWVVTASLLAMTATTPLWGKLADLFSKKLLVQIALTLYVVASAAAGLSQSSGTLIVFRVIQGIGVGGLTALAQIIMAAMIAPRERGRYSGYLGATFAVATVGGPLIGGVITDTSWLGWRWCFYVGVPFAVIALIVLQKTLKLPVVKRKVKIDWTGAFLISAAVSLLLLWVTFAGDKYDWISWQTYAMLAGTVVLSALFLLTESRASEPIIPLRLFRNRTITLASLASLFVGIAMFAGTVFFSQYFQLARDKSPTMSGVMTIPMIGGLFLSSTVSGLIITKTGRWKAWLVSGGVLVTAGLGLLGTIRYDTEYWHIAVFMAIMGLGIGMMMQNLVLCTQNQVSPQDLGAASSVVTFFRSLGGAIGVSALGAVLGHRVTSYVKDGLAALGPDAAAAGHAGTGGGGIPDLDTLPGPMRTVVEAAYGHGVADVFLYSAPAALLAFLITLFIKEVALKTRAGGEAEESLENTPFVPVEQVVPIGGGGVVEAPVAAEAVGTDTGTGTGVPGSSGIPVHGVVRGTEGGAVPRAAITLISPAGRQLGRAVAGDDGGYEVDVPESGSYVLIASADGFQPQAATVAVGAEPLAYDILLVGTSGLTGSVRSEEGDMPVEGAMVIVTDVRGDVLATGKSTERGEFTFGELLPGSVTVAVNASGFRPLALPVEIGAQGVTHVEAVLRSGALVQGTVRAGAARRPLPDARVTLIDAAGNVVATATTGDDGVYGFADLDAGEYTVIATGYPPVAGALTVAGHGIDGHDVELMHPGD from the coding sequence ATGGCTACGACCAACACACCAACGGGTGTACGGGGCGGCCACGCCAAGCACGGCGGCTCCCCCGCCGCCGAACCCGGCACGCCGATGACACACCGTCAGATCATGGAGGCGCTCTCCGGGCTGCTGCTCGGCATGTTCGTGGCGATCCTCTCCTCGACGGTCGTCACCAACGCCCTGCCCGAGATCATCTCCGACCTCGGCGGCGGCCAGAGCGCGTACACCTGGGTGGTGACCGCGTCGCTCCTGGCGATGACGGCGACCACTCCCCTGTGGGGCAAGCTCGCCGACCTGTTCAGCAAGAAGCTGCTGGTACAGATAGCCCTGACCCTCTACGTGGTCGCGTCGGCGGCGGCCGGACTGTCCCAGAGCTCGGGGACGCTGATCGTCTTCCGCGTCATCCAGGGCATCGGCGTCGGCGGTCTCACCGCGCTCGCCCAGATCATCATGGCCGCGATGATCGCCCCGCGTGAGCGCGGGCGCTACAGCGGCTACCTCGGCGCGACGTTCGCCGTCGCCACCGTCGGCGGCCCGCTCATCGGCGGTGTCATCACCGACACGTCGTGGCTCGGCTGGCGCTGGTGCTTCTACGTCGGCGTCCCCTTCGCCGTCATCGCGCTGATCGTGCTTCAGAAGACCCTCAAGCTCCCGGTGGTCAAGCGCAAAGTCAAGATCGACTGGACCGGCGCCTTCCTCATCAGCGCGGCCGTCTCGCTGCTGCTGCTCTGGGTCACCTTCGCCGGGGACAAGTACGACTGGATCTCCTGGCAGACGTACGCGATGCTCGCGGGCACGGTCGTGCTCAGCGCGCTCTTCCTCCTCACCGAGTCACGAGCCAGCGAGCCGATCATCCCGCTGCGCCTCTTCCGCAACCGCACCATCACCCTGGCCTCGCTGGCCTCGCTGTTCGTCGGCATCGCGATGTTCGCGGGCACGGTCTTCTTCAGCCAGTACTTCCAGCTCGCGCGGGACAAGTCGCCGACGATGTCCGGCGTGATGACCATCCCGATGATCGGCGGGCTGTTCCTCTCCTCGACGGTCTCGGGCCTGATCATCACCAAGACGGGGCGCTGGAAGGCGTGGCTGGTCAGCGGCGGTGTCCTGGTGACGGCCGGCCTCGGGCTGCTGGGCACCATCCGCTACGACACCGAGTACTGGCACATCGCGGTCTTCATGGCGATCATGGGCCTCGGCATCGGCATGATGATGCAGAACCTGGTCCTGTGCACGCAGAACCAGGTCTCCCCGCAGGACCTGGGCGCCGCGAGTTCCGTCGTCACCTTCTTCCGCTCCCTCGGCGGCGCGATCGGTGTCTCGGCGCTGGGCGCGGTGCTGGGCCACCGGGTCACCTCGTACGTCAAGGACGGTCTCGCCGCTCTCGGCCCGGACGCCGCGGCGGCCGGTCACGCCGGTACGGGCGGCGGGGGCATCCCGGATCTGGACACACTGCCCGGGCCGATGCGGACCGTCGTGGAGGCGGCGTACGGGCACGGCGTCGCCGATGTCTTCCTCTACTCGGCGCCCGCCGCGCTGCTCGCCTTCCTCATCACGCTGTTCATCAAGGAGGTCGCGCTCAAGACGCGCGCCGGCGGTGAGGCGGAGGAGAGCCTGGAGAACACGCCGTTCGTACCGGTGGAGCAGGTCGTCCCGATCGGTGGCGGTGGCGTTGTCGAGGCGCCGGTGGCCGCCGAGGCCGTGGGCACGGACACCGGCACGGGCACGGGAGTGCCCGGCAGCTCCGGCATCCCCGTCCACGGTGTCGTACGCGGCACCGAGGGCGGCGCCGTGCCACGGGCCGCGATCACCCTCATCTCCCCGGCCGGGCGCCAGTTGGGCCGCGCGGTCGCCGGGGACGACGGCGGCTACGAGGTGGACGTGCCGGAGTCCGGCTCGTACGTCCTCATCGCCTCGGCCGACGGCTTCCAGCCGCAGGCCGCCACGGTGGCCGTGGGCGCGGAGCCGCTGGCGTACGACATCCTGCTCGTCGGTACGAGCGGCCTCACCGGCTCCGTGCGGAGCGAGGAGGGCGACATGCCCGTCGAAGGGGCGATGGTCATCGTGACCGACGTACGCGGCGACGTACTGGCGACCGGCAAGTCGACCGAGCGGGGCGAGTTCACCTTCGGGGAGCTGCTGCCGGGCTCCGTGACCGTCGCCGTGAACGCGAGCGGATTCCGGCCGCTGGCCCTGCCCGTGGAGATCGGCGCCCAGGGCGTGACCCATGTCGAGGCCGTCCTGCGGTCGGGCGCGCTCGTCCAGGGCACGGTCCGGGCGGGAGCCGCCCGGCGTCCGCTGCCGGACGCGCGTGTCACCCTGATCGACGCGGCCGGGAACGTGGTCGCCACCGCGACGACCGGGGACGACGGGGTGTACGGCTTCGCGGACCTGGACGCGGGCGAGTACACGGTCATAGCGACCGGTTACCCGCCGGTGGCCGGCGCCCTGACCGTCGCCGGGCACGGGATCGACGGCCACGACGTCGAACTCATGCACCCGGGCGACTGA